GAGTGCCTCTACATGCACGCTCTGCCGGCGGACCGCGGCAACGAAGTGGAGGACGCGGTCATCGACGGGCCGAACTCGGTGGTCTTCGACGAGGCGGAGAATCGGCTGCACACAGCGAAGGCCGTCATGGCCCTCACTATGGGCGGGCGGGGTTAGAAGACGGAAGGCGCGGAACATCGAAGAAGGGAGGCGACGCCGTGGAATGGTTTTTCCCCGAAGACGTTGAAGAAGCGGCACGATGTGTGCAAGAGGAGGGTGTGGTTCCCCACGGTGGAGGAACCATGCTCTGCCGTGGCGATCTTTCCCGCATCCGCGGGATGGTGGATCTGTCCCGAACCGGTCTCTCGGGCCTGCGCAGGGAGGGAGACACGTTCTTCCTCGGTGCGACGACGACCTTTTCCGAGGCGGCTCGCGCCTTGAGAGCGTGCGGCGCCGCTCCCGCGCTCAGCCACGCCCTCGGCGTCGCGGCGGCGACGCCGCTCCGCAACCGGATCACCGTCGGCGGCAGCATCGCCTCCTTTCCCCTCTGGTCCGACCTGATGGGCCCCCTCCTTGCCCTGGGAAGTTCTGTCCATCTCCGGGGACGGGTGGCAAGGACCGTGCCCTTGGAGGACTACGTGTCCACTCCGGACCTGCACAGGGGAACCCTCGTCACGGGGTGCTCTTTTTCCGACCGGTTCTGGCGCTTCTGGTACCACCGGGAGGTCCGGGTTCGTTTTGACTATCCCGCCTT
Above is a genomic segment from Aminiphilus circumscriptus DSM 16581 containing:
- a CDS encoding FAD binding domain-containing protein; this encodes MEWFFPEDVEEAARCVQEEGVVPHGGGTMLCRGDLSRIRGMVDLSRTGLSGLRREGDTFFLGATTTFSEAARALRACGAAPALSHALGVAAATPLRNRITVGGSIASFPLWSDLMGPLLALGSSVHLRGRVARTVPLEDYVSTPDLHRGTLVTGCSFSDRFWRFWYHREVRVRFDYPAFTLTFLALVEEECVKELRAVLVGCRNRFLRMTEIEETFRGFPLGTELPGGLGRRFEAGFSERPHGSATYLREIAGVWVERGLNSLLGNGKDR